In the Prochlorococcus sp. MIT 1307 genome, one interval contains:
- a CDS encoding GNAT family N-acetyltransferase: protein MNKAHPLKSSHLKIRPLQRSDIPLVTQWSRTEGFAPGAGDVSIYRHTDRQGLWIGTLGKNSIGCIAGVRYNASYGFIGLFLVVPHQRGNGFGLELWKHALSHLNDLPCIGLEAALDRIKDYESWGFKPSSTTTRWQWIGDGDLTSTNGMQFADSVDGLRILQDDQIPSIVVQTYDAKREPSPRPHFLKDWLKHPAGTVLALVDPNGFCHGFGRIRPCLLSDGEGWRIGPLLADTPNLAEKLLRLLIMRHKGVILIDTPGLNSKANPLLQKLGFQVLSETLRMYKGEQPPISMNDVYGLACLELG, encoded by the coding sequence ATCAACAAAGCTCATCCTCTAAAGTCTTCTCACCTAAAAATTCGACCATTACAAAGGTCTGACATACCTCTTGTTACTCAATGGTCTAGAACTGAAGGTTTTGCACCTGGAGCCGGTGATGTAAGCATTTATCGCCATACTGATCGACAGGGCCTGTGGATTGGAACTCTGGGTAAAAATTCAATTGGTTGCATAGCAGGCGTCAGATATAACGCTTCTTATGGGTTTATAGGACTTTTTCTCGTAGTACCTCACCAAAGAGGAAATGGTTTTGGACTAGAACTTTGGAAACACGCTCTTAGTCATTTAAATGATTTACCTTGTATTGGCTTAGAGGCAGCACTCGACAGAATTAAAGATTACGAATCTTGGGGATTCAAACCTTCTTCGACCACAACACGTTGGCAATGGATAGGTGACGGTGATTTAACATCAACTAATGGAATGCAATTTGCAGATTCTGTTGATGGTTTAAGGATCCTCCAAGATGACCAAATACCATCAATAGTGGTTCAGACATACGATGCTAAGAGGGAACCTAGCCCTCGCCCACATTTTCTAAAAGATTGGCTTAAACATCCAGCCGGAACAGTTTTGGCTCTTGTAGATCCCAATGGCTTTTGTCATGGCTTTGGTCGAATACGTCCTTGTCTCCTTTCTGATGGGGAAGGTTGGCGAATAGGTCCACTCTTGGCTGACACTCCCAACCTTGCGGAAAAGCTCCTAAGACTTTTAATAATGAGACATAAAGGTGTGATTTTAATAGATACCCCTGGACTTAATTCAAAGGCTAATCCTTTACTCCAAAAACTTGGTTTCCAAGTCTTATCAGAGACACTGCGGATGTATAAAGGTGAGCAACCACCTATTTCAATGAATGATGTTTACGGCCTTGCCTGCCTAGAACTTGGTTAA
- a CDS encoding SDR family oxidoreductase — protein sequence MKIAISGASGKTGYRVAEEALNQGNDVRLLVRENSKLPQNLLSKKKYTISLSNPTSLDNSLRGCDALIIATGAKPSIDLTGPARIDAIGVKKQIESCKRVNVKRVILVSSLCSGRIFHPLNLFGLILVWKRLGERVLEESSLDWTVIRPGGLNEREDDLKDENVKFTGPDQQEDAYIPRRLVAKCCIEALVTSNSIGKIIEITSNTEQKALTMEEAIESFTVAAGS from the coding sequence ATGAAAATTGCGATTAGTGGAGCTTCAGGAAAAACTGGCTATCGAGTAGCCGAGGAGGCCTTAAACCAAGGTAACGATGTAAGGTTATTAGTTAGAGAAAATTCCAAACTCCCACAAAATCTTCTATCAAAGAAAAAGTATACAATTTCTCTTTCTAATCCAACAAGTTTGGATAATTCACTAAGAGGTTGTGATGCTCTTATTATTGCTACAGGAGCAAAACCATCTATTGATTTAACAGGCCCAGCAAGAATTGATGCTATAGGCGTCAAAAAGCAAATAGAGAGTTGCAAGCGTGTAAATGTTAAAAGAGTAATCCTTGTCAGTTCTTTATGTTCAGGAAGAATATTTCACCCTCTTAACTTATTCGGCTTAATTCTTGTATGGAAGCGTCTTGGCGAAAGAGTGCTTGAGGAAAGTTCATTAGATTGGACTGTAATTAGACCAGGTGGACTTAATGAAAGAGAAGATGATTTAAAAGATGAAAATGTTAAATTTACAGGTCCAGATCAACAAGAAGACGCGTATATACCTCGAAGACTTGTCGCCAAGTGTTGTATTGAAGCATTAGTTACATCTAATTCGATTGGTAAAATAATTGAAATAACAAGTAATACAGAGCAAAAAGCACTAACAATGGAAGAAGCTATAGAAAGCTTTACAGTAGCTGCAGGTAGTTAG
- the nth gene encoding endonuclease III, producing MNLKKRITTIQRRLNEHYPNPPIPLDHVNSFTLLVAVVLSAQATDKKVNELTPALFQQASSPEEMYELGESKIYQKIKQLGLSKQKAKYLVGLSKMLIEKFSNQIPNNYKDLESLPGVGHKTASVVMAQAFNIPTFPVDTHIHRLAQRWGLSNGKNVKQTEEDLKKLFPKSNWNKLHLQIIFYGREHCTARGCNGLVCDLCKELYPRRTKSVHYSKA from the coding sequence ATGAATTTAAAGAAACGAATTACTACTATTCAAAGGAGGCTAAATGAGCATTATCCAAATCCACCGATACCACTTGATCATGTAAATAGTTTTACATTGCTTGTTGCTGTTGTACTGAGTGCCCAGGCTACAGACAAAAAAGTTAATGAGTTGACACCTGCGTTGTTCCAACAAGCCTCATCACCAGAAGAAATGTATGAATTAGGTGAGTCAAAAATATATCAAAAAATAAAACAATTAGGTTTATCTAAACAAAAGGCTAAATATCTAGTTGGCTTATCAAAAATGTTAATAGAAAAATTTTCTAATCAAATACCAAATAACTATAAAGATTTAGAATCTTTGCCTGGAGTGGGTCATAAAACTGCAAGTGTAGTAATGGCTCAGGCCTTTAACATTCCAACCTTCCCAGTCGATACACATATTCATAGACTTGCTCAAAGGTGGGGGCTATCAAATGGCAAGAATGTTAAACAGACAGAAGAAGATCTAAAAAAACTCTTTCCTAAATCCAATTGGAATAAACTTCATCTGCAAATTATATTTTATGGGCGTGAACACTGTACAGCTAGAGGTTGCAATGGTTTGGTTTGTGATCTATGTAAGGAACTTTATCCCAGAAGAACTAAATCTGTCCATTATTCAAAAGCATAG
- a CDS encoding TVP38/TMEM64 family protein, whose protein sequence is MQLFSSKSILNKFRVNILKLILVVIILIGLLCVINLIGVEDIKGNIESLGLLAPLAIFILRFTSVIIPALPSTAYSLLAGGIFGFKQGIVIICLSDLFSCSISFFISRYYGREIAKKLIGNRFMDKVEKISRKHLENNFFLMTGFLMTGLFDFVSYAIGLTKTPWRKFAPALIISILLSNPPVVALGAGLLQGSKVILVIALFCIFLLALISSKLRRTNAL, encoded by the coding sequence ATGCAACTATTTTCATCAAAATCAATATTAAATAAATTTCGAGTAAATATATTAAAATTAATATTAGTTGTAATAATATTAATAGGCTTATTGTGTGTAATTAATTTAATTGGGGTAGAGGACATAAAAGGCAACATAGAGAGTTTAGGATTATTAGCACCATTAGCAATATTTATACTTAGATTTACAAGTGTTATTATCCCAGCCTTGCCAAGTACAGCCTATTCACTCTTAGCAGGAGGTATATTTGGATTTAAGCAAGGTATAGTTATCATCTGTTTATCAGATTTATTTTCTTGCTCTATAAGTTTTTTTATTTCAAGATATTATGGGCGAGAGATAGCTAAGAAACTAATAGGTAATCGATTTATGGATAAGGTTGAAAAGATCAGTAGAAAGCATTTGGAGAATAATTTTTTTCTTATGACTGGTTTTTTAATGACAGGCTTATTTGATTTTGTAAGTTATGCTATTGGACTAACTAAAACACCATGGAGAAAATTTGCACCGGCTCTTATAATAAGTATATTACTCTCCAATCCTCCTGTAGTAGCTTTAGGTGCAGGATTGCTACAAGGTAGTAAAGTTATCTTAGTCATCGCTTTATTTTGTATCTTTTTATTAGCATTAATATCTTCCAAATTACGAAGAACTAACGCTCTCTAA